In a single window of the Bos javanicus breed banteng chromosome 16, ARS-OSU_banteng_1.0, whole genome shotgun sequence genome:
- the MMEL1 gene encoding membrane metallo-endopeptidase-like 1 isoform X4 — protein sequence MSVVAALSDPKRLAMGKPESPVGMVEIAGRSGQKHRGFLEAGLLLLLLLVTGALVTLGLLYADSRGKRLPLFSSRLCFSKEEKNTVKRAPREIKPSKDNVETCTTPGCVMAAARILQNMDPSMEPCNDFYQYACGGWLRRHVIPETNSRYSVFDILRDELEIILKAVLENSTTKDRPAVQKAKMLYRSCMNESEIEKRDSQPLLNILEVVGGWPVAMDKWNKSVGPQWELEQQLAVMNAQFNRRVLIDLFIWNDDQNSSRHIIYIDQPTLGMPSREYYFKEGNNQKRAPWGPWQPRPPDFVLRPLAQVREAYLQFMVSVAMMLRADLNLPENSGLVQEDMAQVLELETQLANATVPQEERHDVTALYHRMDLEQLQNSFGLKGFNWTLFIQSVLSSVKIDLLPNEEVVVYGIPYLQNLEGIIDVYSPRTMQNYLIWRLVLDRISSLSQRFKEARASYRKALYGTTVEEVRWRECVSYVNSNMESAVGSLYVKEAFSGDSKDVVKELIDKVRAVFVDTLDELSWMDESSKKKAQEKAMNIREQIGYPDYILEEGNKHLDEEYSNLNFSEHLYFENGLQNLKAGAQRSLKKLREKVDQNLWIIGAAVVNAFYSPNRNQIVFPAGILQPPFFSKEQPQALNFGGIGMVIGHEITHGFDDNGRNFDKNGNMLDWWSNFSAQHFREQSECMVYQYGNYSWDLADDQNVNGFSTLGENIADNGGVRQAYKAYLKWVAEGGKDQQLPGLELTYQQLFFINYAQFCSHAPHAPTGVVRILPARVRHPVHQD from the exons GGAAGCGGCTGCCACTCTTTTCTAGCCGGCTTTGCTTCTCCAAGGAAGAGAAGAACACTGTAAAACGAGCACCCCGAG agatcaaaccctccaAGGACAATGTCGAGACCTGCACCACCCCTGGCTGCGTGATGGCAG CTGCCAGGATCCTCCAGAACATGGACCCGTCCATGGAGCCGTGTAACGACTTCTACCAGTACGCATGCGGGGGCTGGCTGCGGCGCCACGTGATCCCTGAGACCAACTCGCGCTACAGCGTCTTCGACATCCTCCGGGATGAGCTGGAGATCATCCTCAAAG CGGTGCTGGAGAACTCCACCACCAAAGACCGGCCGGCCGTGCAAAAGGCCAAGATGCTCTACCGCTCCTGCATGAACGAAA GTGAGATAGAGAAGCGAGACTCACAGCCCCTGCTGAATATCCTGGAGGTGGTGGGAGGCTGGCCAGTGGCCATGGACAAGTGGAACAAGAGCGTAG GCCCCCAGTGGGAGCTGGAACAGCAGCTGGCCGTGATGAACGCACAGTTCAACCGGCGGGTGCTCATCGACCTCTTCATCTGGAACGACGACCAGAACTCCAGCCGGCACATCATCTAC ATAGACCAACCCACCCTGGGCATGCCGTCCCGAGAGTACTACTTCAAGGAGGGCAACAACCAGAAG AGAGCACCGTGGGGGCCATGGCAGCCGAGGCCACCAGACTTTGTCCTGCGTCCTTTGGCCCAGGTACGGGAAGCCTacctgcagttcatggtgtcagtGGCCATGATGCTGCGGGCGGACTTGAACCTCCCCGAGAACAGCGGCCTGGTTCAGGAAGACATGGCCCAGGTGCTGGAGCTGGAGACGCAGCTGGCCAAC GCCACGGTCCCCCAGGAAGAGCGCCATGACGTCACCGCCCTGTACCACAGGATGGACCTGGAGCAGCTCCAGAACAGCTTCGGTCTGAag GGATTTAACTGGACTCTCTTCATACAATCCGTGCTATCCTCTGTCAAAATTGATCTGCTGCCTAATGAAGAAGTGGTGGTCTATGGCATCCCCTACCTCCAGAATCTTGAAGGCATCATCGATGTCTACTCACCCAG GACCATGCAGAACTACCTGATTTGGCGCCTGGTGCTGGACCGCATCAGCAGCCTGAGCCAGCGGTTTAAGGAAGCGCGTGCAAGCTACCGCAAG GCACTCTATGGCACGACGGTGGAGGAGGTTCGCTGGCGGGAGTGCGTCAGCTATGTCAACAGCAACATGGAGAGCGCCGTGGGCTCGCTCTATGTCAAGGAGGCCTTCTCCGGTGACAGCAAGGACGTG GTCAAAGAGCTCATTGACAAGGTGCGGGCAGTGTTCGTGGACACTCTGGATGAGCTGAGCTGGATGGATGAGTCATCCAAGAAGAAGGCCCaggagaag GCCATGAACATCCGGGAGCAGATTGGGTACCCTGACTACATCCTGGAGGAGGGGAACAAACATCTGGACGAGGAGTATTCCAAC CTGAACTTCTCAGAGCACCTGTACTTTGAGAACGGACTGCAGAATCTGAAGGCTGGCGCCCAGCGGAGCCTCAAGAAGCTTAGGGAGAAGGTGGACCAGAACCT CTGGATCATTGGGGCTGCCGTGGTGAACGCCTTCTACTCTCCAAACCGAAACCAGATTG tGTTCCCCGCTGGGATCCTCCAGCCCCCTTTTTTCAGCAAGGAGCAGCCTCAAGCCTTGAACTTCGGGGGCATCGGGATGGTCATCGGGCACGAGATCACCCACGGCTTTGACGACAATG GCCGGAACTTCGACAAGAATGGGAACATGCTGGACTGGTGGAGCAACTTCTCTGCCCAGCACTTCAGGGAGCAGTCAGAGTGCATGGTCTACCAATATGGCAATTACTCCTGGGACCTGGCTGATGACCAGAAT GTGAATGGCTTCAGCACACTCGGGGAAAACATTGCCGACAATGGAGGGGTGCGGCAGGCATACAAG GCTTACCTGAAGTGGGTGGCAGAAGGCGGCAAGGACCAGCAGCTGCCAGGCCTGGAACTGACCTACCAGCAACTGTTCTTCATCAACTATGCGCAG TTCTGCAGCCACGCCCCTCATGCGCCCACAGGTGTGGTGCGGATCCTACCGGCCAGAGTTCGCCATCCAGTCCATCAAGACTGA
- the MMEL1 gene encoding membrane metallo-endopeptidase-like 1 isoform X7, whose product MSVVAALSDPKRLAMGKPESPVGMVEIAGRSGQKHRGFLEAGLLLLLLLVTGALVTLGLLYADSRGKRLPLFSSRLCFSKEEKNTVKRAPREIKPSKDNVETCTTPGCVMAAARILQNMDPSMEPCNDFYQYACGGWLRRHVIPETNSRYSVFDILRDELEIILKAVLENSTTKDRPAVQKAKMLYRSCMNESEIEKRDSQPLLNILEVVGGWPVAMDKWNKSVGPQWELEQQLAVMNAQFNRRVLIDLFIWNDDQNSSRHIIYIDQPTLGMPSREYYFKEGNNQKRAPWGPWQPRPPDFVLRPLAQVREAYLQFMVSVAMMLRADLNLPENSGLVQEDMAQVLELETQLANATVPQEERHDVTALYHRMDLEQLQNSFGLKGFNWTLFIQSVLSSVKIDLLPNEEVVVYGIPYLQNLEGIIDVYSPRTMQNYLIWRLVLDRISSLSQRFKEARASYRKALYGTTVEEVRWRECVSYVNSNMESAVGSLYVKEAFSGDSKDVVKELIDKVRAVFVDTLDELSWMDESSKKKAQEKAMNIREQIGYPDYILEEGNKHLDEEYSNLNFSEHLYFENGLQNLKAGAQRSLKKLREKVDQNLWIIGAAVVNAFYSPNRNQIVFPAGILQPPFFSKEQPQALNFGGIGMVIGHEITHGFDDNGRNFDKNGNMLDWWSNFSAQHFREQSECMVYQYGNYSWDLADDQNVNGFSTLGENIADNGGVRQAYKALAQHPFGACRLT is encoded by the exons GGAAGCGGCTGCCACTCTTTTCTAGCCGGCTTTGCTTCTCCAAGGAAGAGAAGAACACTGTAAAACGAGCACCCCGAG agatcaaaccctccaAGGACAATGTCGAGACCTGCACCACCCCTGGCTGCGTGATGGCAG CTGCCAGGATCCTCCAGAACATGGACCCGTCCATGGAGCCGTGTAACGACTTCTACCAGTACGCATGCGGGGGCTGGCTGCGGCGCCACGTGATCCCTGAGACCAACTCGCGCTACAGCGTCTTCGACATCCTCCGGGATGAGCTGGAGATCATCCTCAAAG CGGTGCTGGAGAACTCCACCACCAAAGACCGGCCGGCCGTGCAAAAGGCCAAGATGCTCTACCGCTCCTGCATGAACGAAA GTGAGATAGAGAAGCGAGACTCACAGCCCCTGCTGAATATCCTGGAGGTGGTGGGAGGCTGGCCAGTGGCCATGGACAAGTGGAACAAGAGCGTAG GCCCCCAGTGGGAGCTGGAACAGCAGCTGGCCGTGATGAACGCACAGTTCAACCGGCGGGTGCTCATCGACCTCTTCATCTGGAACGACGACCAGAACTCCAGCCGGCACATCATCTAC ATAGACCAACCCACCCTGGGCATGCCGTCCCGAGAGTACTACTTCAAGGAGGGCAACAACCAGAAG AGAGCACCGTGGGGGCCATGGCAGCCGAGGCCACCAGACTTTGTCCTGCGTCCTTTGGCCCAGGTACGGGAAGCCTacctgcagttcatggtgtcagtGGCCATGATGCTGCGGGCGGACTTGAACCTCCCCGAGAACAGCGGCCTGGTTCAGGAAGACATGGCCCAGGTGCTGGAGCTGGAGACGCAGCTGGCCAAC GCCACGGTCCCCCAGGAAGAGCGCCATGACGTCACCGCCCTGTACCACAGGATGGACCTGGAGCAGCTCCAGAACAGCTTCGGTCTGAag GGATTTAACTGGACTCTCTTCATACAATCCGTGCTATCCTCTGTCAAAATTGATCTGCTGCCTAATGAAGAAGTGGTGGTCTATGGCATCCCCTACCTCCAGAATCTTGAAGGCATCATCGATGTCTACTCACCCAG GACCATGCAGAACTACCTGATTTGGCGCCTGGTGCTGGACCGCATCAGCAGCCTGAGCCAGCGGTTTAAGGAAGCGCGTGCAAGCTACCGCAAG GCACTCTATGGCACGACGGTGGAGGAGGTTCGCTGGCGGGAGTGCGTCAGCTATGTCAACAGCAACATGGAGAGCGCCGTGGGCTCGCTCTATGTCAAGGAGGCCTTCTCCGGTGACAGCAAGGACGTG GTCAAAGAGCTCATTGACAAGGTGCGGGCAGTGTTCGTGGACACTCTGGATGAGCTGAGCTGGATGGATGAGTCATCCAAGAAGAAGGCCCaggagaag GCCATGAACATCCGGGAGCAGATTGGGTACCCTGACTACATCCTGGAGGAGGGGAACAAACATCTGGACGAGGAGTATTCCAAC CTGAACTTCTCAGAGCACCTGTACTTTGAGAACGGACTGCAGAATCTGAAGGCTGGCGCCCAGCGGAGCCTCAAGAAGCTTAGGGAGAAGGTGGACCAGAACCT CTGGATCATTGGGGCTGCCGTGGTGAACGCCTTCTACTCTCCAAACCGAAACCAGATTG tGTTCCCCGCTGGGATCCTCCAGCCCCCTTTTTTCAGCAAGGAGCAGCCTCAAGCCTTGAACTTCGGGGGCATCGGGATGGTCATCGGGCACGAGATCACCCACGGCTTTGACGACAATG GCCGGAACTTCGACAAGAATGGGAACATGCTGGACTGGTGGAGCAACTTCTCTGCCCAGCACTTCAGGGAGCAGTCAGAGTGCATGGTCTACCAATATGGCAATTACTCCTGGGACCTGGCTGATGACCAGAAT GTGAATGGCTTCAGCACACTCGGGGAAAACATTGCCGACAATGGAGGGGTGCGGCAGGCATACAAG GCCCTGGCCCAGCACCCGTTTGGTGCCTGCAGGCTTACCTGA
- the MMEL1 gene encoding membrane metallo-endopeptidase-like 1 isoform X1, with translation MSVVAALSDPKRLAMGKPESPVGMVEIAGRSGQKHRGFLEAGLLLLLLLVTGALVTLGLLYADSRGKRLPLFSSRLCFSKEEKNTVKRAPREIKPSKDNVETCTTPGCVMAAARILQNMDPSMEPCNDFYQYACGGWLRRHVIPETNSRYSVFDILRDELEIILKAVLENSTTKDRPAVQKAKMLYRSCMNESEIEKRDSQPLLNILEVVGGWPVAMDKWNKSVGPQWELEQQLAVMNAQFNRRVLIDLFIWNDDQNSSRHIIYIDQPTLGMPSREYYFKEGNNQKRAPWGPWQPRPPDFVLRPLAQVREAYLQFMVSVAMMLRADLNLPENSGLVQEDMAQVLELETQLANATVPQEERHDVTALYHRMDLEQLQNSFGLKGFNWTLFIQSVLSSVKIDLLPNEEVVVYGIPYLQNLEGIIDVYSPRTMQNYLIWRLVLDRISSLSQRFKEARASYRKALYGTTVEEVRWRECVSYVNSNMESAVGSLYVKEAFSGDSKDVVKELIDKVRAVFVDTLDELSWMDESSKKKAQEKAMNIREQIGYPDYILEEGNKHLDEEYSNLNFSEHLYFENGLQNLKAGAQRSLKKLREKVDQNLWIIGAAVVNAFYSPNRNQIVFPAGILQPPFFSKEQPQALNFGGIGMVIGHEITHGFDDNGRNFDKNGNMLDWWSNFSAQHFREQSECMVYQYGNYSWDLADDQNVNGFSTLGENIADNGGVRQAYKAYLKWVAEGGKDQQLPGLELTYQQLFFINYAQVWCGSYRPEFAIQSIKTDVHSPLKYRVLGSLQNLGAFADAFHCANGSPMHPTVRCRVW, from the exons GGAAGCGGCTGCCACTCTTTTCTAGCCGGCTTTGCTTCTCCAAGGAAGAGAAGAACACTGTAAAACGAGCACCCCGAG agatcaaaccctccaAGGACAATGTCGAGACCTGCACCACCCCTGGCTGCGTGATGGCAG CTGCCAGGATCCTCCAGAACATGGACCCGTCCATGGAGCCGTGTAACGACTTCTACCAGTACGCATGCGGGGGCTGGCTGCGGCGCCACGTGATCCCTGAGACCAACTCGCGCTACAGCGTCTTCGACATCCTCCGGGATGAGCTGGAGATCATCCTCAAAG CGGTGCTGGAGAACTCCACCACCAAAGACCGGCCGGCCGTGCAAAAGGCCAAGATGCTCTACCGCTCCTGCATGAACGAAA GTGAGATAGAGAAGCGAGACTCACAGCCCCTGCTGAATATCCTGGAGGTGGTGGGAGGCTGGCCAGTGGCCATGGACAAGTGGAACAAGAGCGTAG GCCCCCAGTGGGAGCTGGAACAGCAGCTGGCCGTGATGAACGCACAGTTCAACCGGCGGGTGCTCATCGACCTCTTCATCTGGAACGACGACCAGAACTCCAGCCGGCACATCATCTAC ATAGACCAACCCACCCTGGGCATGCCGTCCCGAGAGTACTACTTCAAGGAGGGCAACAACCAGAAG AGAGCACCGTGGGGGCCATGGCAGCCGAGGCCACCAGACTTTGTCCTGCGTCCTTTGGCCCAGGTACGGGAAGCCTacctgcagttcatggtgtcagtGGCCATGATGCTGCGGGCGGACTTGAACCTCCCCGAGAACAGCGGCCTGGTTCAGGAAGACATGGCCCAGGTGCTGGAGCTGGAGACGCAGCTGGCCAAC GCCACGGTCCCCCAGGAAGAGCGCCATGACGTCACCGCCCTGTACCACAGGATGGACCTGGAGCAGCTCCAGAACAGCTTCGGTCTGAag GGATTTAACTGGACTCTCTTCATACAATCCGTGCTATCCTCTGTCAAAATTGATCTGCTGCCTAATGAAGAAGTGGTGGTCTATGGCATCCCCTACCTCCAGAATCTTGAAGGCATCATCGATGTCTACTCACCCAG GACCATGCAGAACTACCTGATTTGGCGCCTGGTGCTGGACCGCATCAGCAGCCTGAGCCAGCGGTTTAAGGAAGCGCGTGCAAGCTACCGCAAG GCACTCTATGGCACGACGGTGGAGGAGGTTCGCTGGCGGGAGTGCGTCAGCTATGTCAACAGCAACATGGAGAGCGCCGTGGGCTCGCTCTATGTCAAGGAGGCCTTCTCCGGTGACAGCAAGGACGTG GTCAAAGAGCTCATTGACAAGGTGCGGGCAGTGTTCGTGGACACTCTGGATGAGCTGAGCTGGATGGATGAGTCATCCAAGAAGAAGGCCCaggagaag GCCATGAACATCCGGGAGCAGATTGGGTACCCTGACTACATCCTGGAGGAGGGGAACAAACATCTGGACGAGGAGTATTCCAAC CTGAACTTCTCAGAGCACCTGTACTTTGAGAACGGACTGCAGAATCTGAAGGCTGGCGCCCAGCGGAGCCTCAAGAAGCTTAGGGAGAAGGTGGACCAGAACCT CTGGATCATTGGGGCTGCCGTGGTGAACGCCTTCTACTCTCCAAACCGAAACCAGATTG tGTTCCCCGCTGGGATCCTCCAGCCCCCTTTTTTCAGCAAGGAGCAGCCTCAAGCCTTGAACTTCGGGGGCATCGGGATGGTCATCGGGCACGAGATCACCCACGGCTTTGACGACAATG GCCGGAACTTCGACAAGAATGGGAACATGCTGGACTGGTGGAGCAACTTCTCTGCCCAGCACTTCAGGGAGCAGTCAGAGTGCATGGTCTACCAATATGGCAATTACTCCTGGGACCTGGCTGATGACCAGAAT GTGAATGGCTTCAGCACACTCGGGGAAAACATTGCCGACAATGGAGGGGTGCGGCAGGCATACAAG GCTTACCTGAAGTGGGTGGCAGAAGGCGGCAAGGACCAGCAGCTGCCAGGCCTGGAACTGACCTACCAGCAACTGTTCTTCATCAACTATGCGCAG GTGTGGTGCGGATCCTACCGGCCAGAGTTCGCCATCCAGTCCATCAAGACTGACGTCCACAGTCCCCTGAAGTACAG GGTGCTGGGCTCGCTGCAGAACCTGGGCGCCTTCGCAGACGCGTTCCACTGCGCGAATGGCTCCCCCATGCACCCAACGGTGCGATGCCGCGTCTGGTAG
- the MMEL1 gene encoding membrane metallo-endopeptidase-like 1 isoform X3: MSVVAALSDPKRLAMGKPESPVGMVEIAGRSGQKHRGFLEAGLLLLLLLVTGALVTLGLLYADSRGKRLPLFSSRLCFSKEEKNTVKRAPREIKPSKDNVETCTTPGCVMAAARILQNMDPSMEPCNDFYQYACGGWLRRHVIPETNSRYSVFDILRDELEIILKAVLENSTTKDRPAVQKAKMLYRSCMNESEIEKRDSQPLLNILEVVGGWPVAMDKWNKSVGPQWELEQQLAVMNAQFNRRVLIDLFIWNDDQNSSRHIIYIDQPTLGMPSREYYFKEGNNQKVREAYLQFMVSVAMMLRADLNLPENSGLVQEDMAQVLELETQLANATVPQEERHDVTALYHRMDLEQLQNSFGLKGFNWTLFIQSVLSSVKIDLLPNEEVVVYGIPYLQNLEGIIDVYSPRTMQNYLIWRLVLDRISSLSQRFKEARASYRKALYGTTVEEVRWRECVSYVNSNMESAVGSLYVKEAFSGDSKDVVKELIDKVRAVFVDTLDELSWMDESSKKKAQEKAMNIREQIGYPDYILEEGNKHLDEEYSNLNFSEHLYFENGLQNLKAGAQRSLKKLREKVDQNLWIIGAAVVNAFYSPNRNQIVFPAGILQPPFFSKEQPQALNFGGIGMVIGHEITHGFDDNGRNFDKNGNMLDWWSNFSAQHFREQSECMVYQYGNYSWDLADDQNVNGFSTLGENIADNGGVRQAYKAYLKWVAEGGKDQQLPGLELTYQQLFFINYAQVWCGSYRPEFAIQSIKTDVHSPLKYRVLGSLQNLGAFADAFHCANGSPMHPTVRCRVW; encoded by the exons GGAAGCGGCTGCCACTCTTTTCTAGCCGGCTTTGCTTCTCCAAGGAAGAGAAGAACACTGTAAAACGAGCACCCCGAG agatcaaaccctccaAGGACAATGTCGAGACCTGCACCACCCCTGGCTGCGTGATGGCAG CTGCCAGGATCCTCCAGAACATGGACCCGTCCATGGAGCCGTGTAACGACTTCTACCAGTACGCATGCGGGGGCTGGCTGCGGCGCCACGTGATCCCTGAGACCAACTCGCGCTACAGCGTCTTCGACATCCTCCGGGATGAGCTGGAGATCATCCTCAAAG CGGTGCTGGAGAACTCCACCACCAAAGACCGGCCGGCCGTGCAAAAGGCCAAGATGCTCTACCGCTCCTGCATGAACGAAA GTGAGATAGAGAAGCGAGACTCACAGCCCCTGCTGAATATCCTGGAGGTGGTGGGAGGCTGGCCAGTGGCCATGGACAAGTGGAACAAGAGCGTAG GCCCCCAGTGGGAGCTGGAACAGCAGCTGGCCGTGATGAACGCACAGTTCAACCGGCGGGTGCTCATCGACCTCTTCATCTGGAACGACGACCAGAACTCCAGCCGGCACATCATCTAC ATAGACCAACCCACCCTGGGCATGCCGTCCCGAGAGTACTACTTCAAGGAGGGCAACAACCAGAAG GTACGGGAAGCCTacctgcagttcatggtgtcagtGGCCATGATGCTGCGGGCGGACTTGAACCTCCCCGAGAACAGCGGCCTGGTTCAGGAAGACATGGCCCAGGTGCTGGAGCTGGAGACGCAGCTGGCCAAC GCCACGGTCCCCCAGGAAGAGCGCCATGACGTCACCGCCCTGTACCACAGGATGGACCTGGAGCAGCTCCAGAACAGCTTCGGTCTGAag GGATTTAACTGGACTCTCTTCATACAATCCGTGCTATCCTCTGTCAAAATTGATCTGCTGCCTAATGAAGAAGTGGTGGTCTATGGCATCCCCTACCTCCAGAATCTTGAAGGCATCATCGATGTCTACTCACCCAG GACCATGCAGAACTACCTGATTTGGCGCCTGGTGCTGGACCGCATCAGCAGCCTGAGCCAGCGGTTTAAGGAAGCGCGTGCAAGCTACCGCAAG GCACTCTATGGCACGACGGTGGAGGAGGTTCGCTGGCGGGAGTGCGTCAGCTATGTCAACAGCAACATGGAGAGCGCCGTGGGCTCGCTCTATGTCAAGGAGGCCTTCTCCGGTGACAGCAAGGACGTG GTCAAAGAGCTCATTGACAAGGTGCGGGCAGTGTTCGTGGACACTCTGGATGAGCTGAGCTGGATGGATGAGTCATCCAAGAAGAAGGCCCaggagaag GCCATGAACATCCGGGAGCAGATTGGGTACCCTGACTACATCCTGGAGGAGGGGAACAAACATCTGGACGAGGAGTATTCCAAC CTGAACTTCTCAGAGCACCTGTACTTTGAGAACGGACTGCAGAATCTGAAGGCTGGCGCCCAGCGGAGCCTCAAGAAGCTTAGGGAGAAGGTGGACCAGAACCT CTGGATCATTGGGGCTGCCGTGGTGAACGCCTTCTACTCTCCAAACCGAAACCAGATTG tGTTCCCCGCTGGGATCCTCCAGCCCCCTTTTTTCAGCAAGGAGCAGCCTCAAGCCTTGAACTTCGGGGGCATCGGGATGGTCATCGGGCACGAGATCACCCACGGCTTTGACGACAATG GCCGGAACTTCGACAAGAATGGGAACATGCTGGACTGGTGGAGCAACTTCTCTGCCCAGCACTTCAGGGAGCAGTCAGAGTGCATGGTCTACCAATATGGCAATTACTCCTGGGACCTGGCTGATGACCAGAAT GTGAATGGCTTCAGCACACTCGGGGAAAACATTGCCGACAATGGAGGGGTGCGGCAGGCATACAAG GCTTACCTGAAGTGGGTGGCAGAAGGCGGCAAGGACCAGCAGCTGCCAGGCCTGGAACTGACCTACCAGCAACTGTTCTTCATCAACTATGCGCAG GTGTGGTGCGGATCCTACCGGCCAGAGTTCGCCATCCAGTCCATCAAGACTGACGTCCACAGTCCCCTGAAGTACAG GGTGCTGGGCTCGCTGCAGAACCTGGGCGCCTTCGCAGACGCGTTCCACTGCGCGAATGGCTCCCCCATGCACCCAACGGTGCGATGCCGCGTCTGGTAG